Proteins from a single region of Seriola aureovittata isolate HTS-2021-v1 ecotype China chromosome 9, ASM2101889v1, whole genome shotgun sequence:
- the amt gene encoding aminomethyltransferase, mitochondrial — MMSARLLVGVGTSGLGFRASRDGLLRGCGAGCAGRRQQQRRASGAEAALKRTPLFDFHRQHGGKMVEFAGWAMPVQYKDSHIASHMHTREHCSIFDVSHMLQTKVHGRDRVKFMESLVVADIQELKDNQGTLSLFTTERGGIIDDLIVTKTDQGYLYVVSNAGCADKDSAHMKARLAEFKAAGFDVDLEFLDEALIALQGPSMSRVLQEGLKEDLSKLTFMTSALAAVFGVPGCRITRCGYTGEDGVEISVPQSRVVELTERLLGNSEVKLAGLGARDSLRLEAGLCLYGNDIDEITTPVEATLVWTIGKRRRQTKDFPGADIIVPQIKAKTARKRVGLVSTGPPVRQHTPILSSDGQVIGEVTSGCPSPCLKKNIAMGYVDAAFAKNGTNIQVEVRKKAVPATVSKMPFVPTNYYSG, encoded by the exons ATGATGTCGGCTCGGCTGCTGGTTGGGGTCGGCACTTCGGGGCTCGGGTTTCGGGCTTCGAGAGACGGTTTGCTGCGGGGCTGTGGAGCTGGATGTGCggggaggaggcagcagcagagacgggCTTCAGGTGCAGAG GCGGCCTTGAAGAGGACCCCCCTGTTTGACTTCCACAGACAGCACGGGGGGAAGATGGTGGAGTTTGCGGGCTGGGCCATGCCGGTCCAGTATAAAGACAGTCACATCgcctcacacatgcacaccagaGAGCACTGCTCCATCTTCGACGTCAGCCACATGCTGCAG ACCAAAGTCCACGGCAGAGACAGGGTGAAGTTCATGGAGTCTCTGGTGGTGGCAGATATCCAGGAGCTGAAGGACAACCAG ggTACGTTGTCCCTCTTCACcactgagagaggagggatCATTGATGACCTCATCGTGACAAAGACAGACCAGGGTTACCTGTACGTGGTCTCCAACGCCGGCTGTGCCGACAAGGACTCCGCCCACATGAAG GCCAGACTGGCAGAGTTCAAAGCAGCAGGTTTTGATGTGGATCTGGAGTTTCTTGATGAAGCTCTGATCGCTCTGCAAG GTCCCTCCATGTCGCGGGTTCTCCAGGAGGGGCTGAAGGAGGACCTCAGTAAGCTGACCTTCATGACCTCGGCCCTGGCCGCTGTGTTCGGCGTCCCTGGCTGCAGGATCACTCGCTGTGGATACACCGGAGAGGACGGGGTGGAG atcTCCGTCCCTCAGTCCAGAGTGGTGGAGCTGACAGAGAGGCTGCTGGGTAACAGCGAGGTGAAGCTGGCCGGTTTGGGTGCCAGGGACAGTCTGAGGCTGGAGGCGGGGCTTTGTCTCTATGGCAACGACATAGATGAGATCACCACACCTGTGGAGGCGACGCTGGTCTGGACCATAG GAAAGCGTCGCCGTCAGACAAAGGATTTCCCGGGCGCTGACATCATCGTCCCCCAGATCAAAGCCAAGACGGCGAGGAAGAGAGTCGGCCTGGTGTCCACCGGCCCCCCCGTCCGTCAACACACCCCCATCCTCAGCTCTGATGGACAGGTTATAG GTGAGGTGACCAGCGGCTGCCCCTCCCCCTGCCTGAAGAAGAACATTGCCATGGGTTACGTGGACGCAGCGTTCGCTAAGAACGGAACAAACATCCAGGTCGAGGTCAGGAAGAAAGCAGTGCCGGCCACCGTCAGCAAGATGCCCTTCGTCCCCACCAACTACTACTCTGgatag
- the si:dkey-20d21.12 gene encoding uncharacterized protein si:dkey-20d21.12, whose translation MSRPPSSQTTPQLYRVSDRDLTEIELHSVDSINDLHRTHHEHKGMRPPRPAYTPSPNGNLFTRDITAVNQRGPPVSSQWQSHLQDMLTPSSSRAYALGCAIITLLLLTVFLIFYFLVQQGGAIRMLTEAVREKEAAATELSLLIQELQALRHNLTATRGRT comes from the exons aTGTCGAGGCCTCCTTCCTCTCAGACGACCCCCCAGCTCTACAGGGTCAGTGACAGAGACCTGACCGAGATCGAGCTTCACTCTGTGGACTCCATCAACGACCTGCATCGAACACACCACGAACAcaaag ggatGCGGCCTCCTCGTCCTGCTTACACACCGTCTCCCAATGGAAACCTATTCACTCgtgacatcacagctgtcaatcaaagagGTCCTCCTGTCAGCAGCCAATGGCAGAGCCATCTGCAGGACATGTTGACGCCCAGTTCATCTCGAGCGTACGCGCTGGGCTGTGCTATCATCACTCTGCTCCTGCTAACTGTGTTCCTCATCTTCTACTTCCTGG TCCAGCAGGGCGGCGCCATCCGGATGCTGACGGAGgcagtgagggagaaagaggctGCAGCCACAGAGCTGTCTCTGCTGATCCAAGAGCTGCAAGCACTGAGACACAACCTGACAGCGACGAGAGGACGGACATGA
- the hyal3 gene encoding hyaluronidase-3 yields the protein MELHPWRSSPPPPPPAVAAAGPVLQDRPFVVVWNMPTAGCQKRFNIHLNLQDFDIVENRQQRFQGQNMTIFYRDRLGRYPYLSRDGRKVNGGVPQLGDLTAHLSLSEEQISGLLQPNFSGLAVIDWEEWRPLWERNFDSKKAYRKLSERLVRQERPDLCGRAVTSLAKRRFEESARTFMEETLRAAVRGHPRGLWGFYGFPACFNKHKRKTDQSYTGRCHRGTRRLNDRLSWLWTQSTALYPSVYLPQRLAGSQDAALMVRHRLLEALRVAALWRHGNNTSHSTPVLSYSRLAFTHTLSFLNETDLVHTLGESASLGAAGAVLWGELKFAKSKHQCILLRDYILTVLGPFVRSLRSDTRRCSHQLCHGNGRCTRRRPTSGHMVSSGPAKTSDPHDPPGVKLLHNHFMCQCYPGWTGQECQTEHEVFTL from the exons ATGGAACTCCACCCATGGAGAtccagtccccccccccccccgcctgcTGTGGCTGCGGCAGGTCCGGTTCTTCAGGACCGGCCGTTCGTGGTGGTGTGGAACATGCCCACAGCTGGATGTCAGAAACGCTTCAACATCCACCTGAACCTGCAGGACTTCGACATCGTGGAGAACAGACAGCAGAGGTTCCAGGGTCAG AACATGACCATCTTCTACCGGGACCGCCTGGGGAGATATCCGTACCTGTCCAGAGATGGCAGGAAGGTCAACGGAGGAGTACCTCAGCTCGGTGACCTCACGGCGCACCTCTCCCTCTCAGAGGAGCAGATCTCCGGCCTCCTGCAGCCCAACTTCTCAGGTTTAGCCGTGATCGACTGGGAGGAGTGGCGGCCGCTGTGGGAGAGGAACTTCGACTCCAAGAAGGCGTACAGGAAGCTGTCCGAGCGGCTGGTGAGACAGGAGAGACCGGACCTGTGCGGCAGGGCCGTGACGTCGCTGGCGAAGCGGAGGTTTGAGGAGAGCGCTCGGACGTTCATGGAGGAGACGCTGCGGGCGGCGGTCAGAGGTCACCCCAGGGGATTGTGGGGGTTCTACGGTTTTCCTGCCTGTTTCAATAAACACAAGAGGAAGACAG ATCAGAGTTACACAGGACGCTGTCACAGAGGGACGAGGCGGCTGAACGACCGGCTGTCCTGGCTCTGGACTCAGTCCACTGCTCTGTACCCCAGTGTCTACCTGCCCCAGAGGCTGGCCGGGTCCCAGGACGCCGCTCTGATGGTCAG ACACAGACTGCTGGAGGCTCTGAGGGTGGCGGCACTTTGGCGCCATGGCAACAACACCAGCCACAGCACGCCAGTTCTTTCCTACTCCAGACtggctttcacacacacactcagcttcCTGAACGAG acagacCTGGTGCACACACTCGGGGAGAGTGCTTCACTCGGAGCTGCTGGAGCGGTGCTGTGGGGGGAGCTGAAATTTGCCAAATCCAag catcAGTGCATCCTCCTCAGAGACTACATCCTCACAGTCTTGGGTCCCTTCGTACGCTCTCTGAGGTCAGACACTCGGCGCTGCAGCCATCAACTTTGCCACGGCAACGGGCGCTGCACCAGGCGACGCCCCACCTCTGGTCACATGGTTTCTTCAGGTCCTGCTAAGACCTCAGACCCTCATGACCCCCCCGGTGTCAAACTTCTTCACAACCACTTCATGTGTCAGTGCTACCCGGGCTGGACGGGACAGGAGTGTCAAACTGAACATGAGGTGTTCACgttgtaa
- the LOC130175437 gene encoding N-alpha-acetyltransferase 80, whose amino-acid sequence MSEPEPAADQLSLDPVSTSDRQTGRVDKVSEIQLDSEPQKIHVVPIHRRPDLLVPCADLVNSEWQRSQAARVHSLQKSGPEFPVCLVLLQGHRETERLLGHVRLSRVVGHGASLFVESVVVSRAERGRGYGRTVMEGAERYARKRGFRRLCLTTHDKQHFYSHLGYVLSTPVQNAGAMTSFVPMETLLKFSRMDTQKQTGTKMEAPIKQENRDSEGSPPPASLPPPPPPPPPPLSSTPNPPPPPPPPPPPPFSSTPNPPPPPPPPPFSSTPNPPPPPPPPLLPPPQSSGQLTVQTLTETPYRDAKGVPIFWMHKDI is encoded by the exons AT GTCTGAACCAGAACCAGCAGCAGACCAGCTGAGTCTGGACCCGGTCTCCACCTCAGACCGTCAGACAGGACGCGTTGATAAAGTCTCTGAGATCCAGCTGGACTCTGAGCCACAGAAGATCCACGTGGTCCCGATCCACCGGCGTCCGGACCTGCTGGTCCCCTGTGCGGACCTGGTCAACTCTGAGTGGCAGAGGAGTCAGGCGGCCCGGGTCCACTCCCTCCAGAAGTCCGGTCCGGAGTTTCCCGTCTGCCTGGTTCTCCTGCAGggccacagagagacagagaggctgcTGGGACACGTCCGTCTGTCCCGGGTCGTGGGTCACGGCGCCAGTCTGTTCGTGGAGTCGGTGGTCGTGTCCAGGGCAGAGCGGGGGCGGGGCTACGGCCGGACTGTGATGGAGGGGGCGGAGCGTTACGCCAGAAAACGTGGATTCAGGCGTCTGTGTCTGACCACACACGATAAGCAGCACTTCTACTCACACCTGGGCTACGTGCTGTCCACGCCGGTGCAGAACGCAGGCGCCATGACGTCATTCGTTCCCATGGAGACGCTGCTGAAGTTCTCCAGGATGGACACGCAGAAACAAACTGGGACAAAGATGGAGGCTCCAATAAAACAAGAGAACAGGGACTCAGAGGGGTCACCTCCTCCTGCTAGTttacctccccctcctccccctcctccccctcccctctcttccacCCCCaatcctccccctcctccccctcctccccctcctcctcctttctcttccaCCCCTaatcctccccctcctccccctcctcctcctttctcttccaCCCCTAatcctcccccaccaccacctcctcccctcctccctccccctcagtCTTCAGGACAGCTGACAGTCCAGACTCTGACTGAGACTCCCTACAGAGACGCTAAAGGAGTTCCCATCTTCTGGATGCACAAGGACATTTGA